A genomic region of Colletotrichum destructivum chromosome 1, complete sequence contains the following coding sequences:
- a CDS encoding Putative zn(2)Cys(6) fungal-type DNA-binding domain-containing protein codes for MAQHAVPPASNLSPTSSDTPSAAVAASAQSQSQSGPPGAPQHKRVYQACIPCRRRKVRCDLGSVDNPHDPPCVRCRRESKECFFSATRRKRKAEDGEDADPEDVDDYIVRNGRKRLQVSGSPPVVIDRRLYSEVPLTPGGSIGRNQPLRRPNDTGTSVGGTPSTTSQPDSRPRADYAIDDEPNARVENREAQDLMRPGVYGPHDALDLLYKAATDRSVQLRHAQDAAAYHLSAYSPATTNTHKRHESVASIPAIPRQPLIVTPGATMKPIADARPPIPVKLETQPIDPELTRRDLSGEPGYQDAIKAWGRFRFVRAGWFTAQEAIEYIDYYYEYLSPLTPISPPTFRNPASHITLLTEEPILTITLLTISSRYRKIPGTGGHCRSHAIHEQLWTYLRGMIERCLWGQEAFGGGFAAMAGASSLPDDQTSSTAPWRGMRKGSLRTLGTIESLMILTEWHPRALHFPPAEAIDELMLPSYEGSDLISTDENGNQRPPANIGGKRLDSWLEPAWRSDRMCWMLLSTAMGLAYELGVFDDIDEMLRDGAISRPEYEEEVYRQRAYRIKRLLLIYLTQLAGRLGWTSMVPETLRKSDPAVTRRRPTSTEGTTPGTNPSSMSNAFNYIPDLELDDQIIHCWAGISNAMHIGNEKLFRSRKHTTDIIQSGKYTEMLKDFQPLLQDWWKEFERYRLPPYIRHILTIEYEYVRIYVNSLSLQAVVERCTNNAGHTAHAGHGAHGNHNAGSAAQLSPQTQNYFGKLPLGQLGGFGASDQEYIKEVISGCRNLLRTVVEGLLPGDYLKHAPVRTYFRIISGAMFLLKTFALGAPRSDVKLSIDLMDETVKALRNCIVDDVHLGIRFADLLDSLTSRLRNRFIQAPALGQVGSADGRSPDPHAAVNGASVAAHSQQANGGDGQAWNNHATKLRDGLNAHEDPTNISATPFDLSTGTFPYPSGTASVLGPSTPAALPENGGVGGNGNGNGNNASSSTTGMDGLFDSTDWNNPGNEMWYLPPGPAFFQNMDNTAVAMTAEGVNVGGLDLLEYMAMDTGFPVMDGPSSYP; via the exons ATGGCCCAACACGCCGTGCCGCCCGCGTCCAACTTGAGCCCGACGTCCTCCGACaccccctcggccgccgtcgccgcctcggctCAGTCGCAGTCACAGTCTGGCCCACCCGGTGCGCCCCAGCATAAACGCGTCTACCAGGCCTGCATCCCGTGTCGCCGGAGAAAGGTCCGTTGCGACCTGGGCAGCGTCGACAACCCCCACGACCCGCCCTGTGTGCGATGTCGCCGCGAGAGCAAGGAGTGCTTCTTCAGCGCCACCCGGCGCAagcgcaaggccgaggacggcgaggatgccgaccccgaagacgtcgacgactACATCGTTCGCAATGGCCGTAAGCGCCTCCAGGTCAGCGGCAGCccgcccgtcgtcatcgaccgCCGACTCTACAGCGAAGTGCCCCTGACTCCGGGAGGTTCCATCGGCCGGAACCAGCCTCTGCGCCGCCCCAACGACACCGGCAcctccgtcggcggcacccCGAGCACCACGAGCCAGCCCGACAGTCGCCCGCGCGCCgactacgccatcgacgacgagcccaaTGCCCGCGTCGAGAACCGCGAGGCCCAGGACCTCATGCGGCCCGGCGTCTACGGACCCCACGATGCGTTGGACCTGCTTTACAAGGCGGCCACCGATAGGTCAgtccagctccgccatgCCCAGGACGCAGCTGCTTACCACCTCTCGGCCTACAGCCCTGCGACCACCAACACCCACAAGCGTCACGAGAGTGTTGCTTCCATACCCGCCATTCCCCGGCAGCCCCTCATCGTCACACCTGGCGCCACCATGAAGCCCATCGCCGATGCCCGTCCGCCCATACCGGTCAAACTCGAAACGCAGCCCATCGACCCGGAGCTGACGAGGCGTGACCTGTCTGGCGAGCCTGGCTACCAggacgccatcaaggccTGGGGAAGGTTCAGGTTCGTCAGAGCTGGCTGGTTCACTGCGCAGGAGGCTATTGAGTATATCGACTA CTACTACGAATATCTGTCTCCGCTTACACCAATCTCACCCCCGACCTTCCGTAACCCTGCATCGCACATCACCCTGTTGACGGAGGAGCCCATCCTTACCATCACTCTTCTCACCATCTCATCGAGATATCGCAAGATTCCCGGGACCGGTGGCCACTGCAGGTCCCACGCCATCCACGAACAACTCTGGACATACCTTCGCGGCATGATTGAGAGATGCCTGTGGGGCCAAGAGGCCTTTGGGGGCGGTttcgccgccatggccggaGCGTCGTCTCTTCCTGACGACCAGACGAGTAGCACGGCGCCCTGGCGCGGAATGAGGAAAGGCAGTCTGCGGACGCTGGGGACCATCGAGTCCTTGATGATTCTCACAGAGTGGCACCCTCGTGCCCTTCACTTCCCGCCAGCCGAGGCCATCGATGAGCTCATGCTCCCTTCGTATGAAGGCAGCGACCTGATCAGCACTGACGAGAACGGCAACCAACGACCGCCCGCCAACATTGGCGGCAAGAGGCTCGACAGTTGGCTCGAGCCTGCTTGGAGGAGTGACAGGATGTGCTGGATGCTGCTCAGCACCGCCATGGGCCTCGCGTACGAGCTTGGCGTATTTGACGACATTGATGAGATGCTGCGCGACGGTGCCATCTCGCGCCCAGAGTACGAGGAAGAGGTGTATCGCCAACGGGCGTACCGCATCAAGCGCCTGTTGCTGATCTACCTGACCCAGCTGGCCGGTCGCCTCGGATGGACGAGCATGGTGCCCGAGACCCTTCGCAAGAGTGACCCGGCCGTGACCCGTCGCCGGCCAACATCGACCGAAGGCACGACGCCAGGCACCAACccgtcgtccatgtccaATGCCTTCAACTATATTCccgacctcgagctggaCGACCAAATAATACACTGCTGGGCCGGGATCAGCAACGCCATGCACATTGGAAACGAGAAGCTGTTCAGGTCGCGCAAGCACACCACCGACATCATCCAGAGCGGCAAATACACGGAGATGCTGAAGGATTTCCAGCCGTTGCTTCAGGACTGGTGGAAGGAGTTTGAGCGCTACAGGCTGCCCCCTTACATCAGACACATACTCACCATCGAGTACGAGTACGTGCGCATCTACGTCAACTCATTATCACTGCAAGCCGTTGTCGAGCGGTGCACCAACAACGCCGGCCACACCGCCCATGCGGGCCATGGCGCCCACGGCAACCACAATGCCGGGAGCGCAGCGCAGCTATCACCCCAAACCCAAAACTACTTTGGTAAGCTGcccctcggccagctgggtGGCTTTGGCGCAAGCGATCAAGAGTACATCAAGGAGGTCATCAGCGGCTGCCGGAACCTGCTCCGTACCGTCGTGGAGGGCCTCCTTCCGGGCGACTACCTCAAGCACGCACCCGTGCGGACCTACTTCCGCATCATCAGCGGAGCCATGTTCCTTCTCAAGACGTTCGCCCTGGGTGCCCCGCGGTCGGACGTCAAGCTCAGCATTGACTTGATGGACGAGACGGTCAAGGCCCTCCGCAACTGCATCGTCGATGATGTTCACTTGGGCATTCGTTTCGCTGACCTGCTGGATTCCCTGACCAGCCGACTTCGCAACCGCTTCATCCAGGCCCCCGCTCTGGGCCAGGTTGGTTCTGCGGATGGAAGGAGTCCAGACCCGCATGCCGCTGTCAATGGTGCTTCTGTTGCCGCCCACAGCCAACAagccaacggcggcgacggccaggccTGGAACAACCACGCCACGAAGCTGCGGGATGGGCTCAATGCACACG AAGATCCCACCAACATTTCCGCAACGCCATTCGATCTAAGCACGGGCACTTTCCCCTACCCGTCAGGGACGGCCTCGGTCCTGGGACCCTCCACGCCAGCGGCACTGCCTGagaacggcggcgtcggtggaAACGGTAACGGCAACGGTAACAacgcctcgtcctcgacgacgggcaTGGACGGCCTCTTCGACTCGACGGACTGGAACAACCCGGGCAACGAGATGTGGTATCTaccgcccggcccggccttTTTCCAGAACATGGATAACACGGCCGTCGCCATgaccgccgagggcgtcaatGTCGGTGGCCTCGATCTGCTGGAATACATGGCCATGGACACAGGGTTCCCCGTCATGGACGGGCCCTCTTCGTACCCCTGA
- a CDS encoding Putative NET domain, YEATS superfamily protein, which translates to MIVERKVRLVTEQNVIDKPSPVEDFPMRKWSIVIYIVGEDGEEHPADCFQKVVYNLHPSFENPTQTFSKPPFRCENEGWGEFDMTIDCYITEKSKQTLTHDLNFAKNRYDAEHTVSFKNPSQALQQILRETGPLPSDDDRLKKKGGAGKKGAQKYDYEKIAQALEKLDEDDLLRVIQIINDNKTADTYIKSDVDAGEFSIDLYTMSDAMTKLLWDYLSKKGLVS; encoded by the exons ATGATTGTCGAG CGCAAAGTCAGGCTCGTCACCGAGCAGAATGTCAT CGACAAGCCCTCCCCCGTCGAAGACTTCCCCATGCGAAAATGGTCTATCGTAATCTACATTgttggcgaggatggcgaggaacACCCGGCCGATTGCTTCCAGAAGGTCGTCTACAACCTCCACCCCTCTTTCGAAAACCCCACGCAAA CATTTTCCAAGCCTCCCTTCCGATGCGAGAACGAGGGATGGGGTGAGTTCGACATGACGATCGATTGCTACATCACCGAGAAATCGAAGCAGACCCTCACCCACGACCTCAACTTTGCGAAGAACCGTTATGACGCCGAGCACACCGTATCATTCAAGAACCCATCGCAGGCCTTGCAGCAGATCCTGCGCGAGACGGGCCCTCTCCCGTCCGACGATGACCGtctcaagaagaagggtggCGCTGGCAAGAAGGGCGCCCAGAAGTACGACTACGAGAAGATCGCGCAAGCTCTTGAGAAGCTTGATGAGGACGATCTGCTCCGCGTCATCCAGATTATCAACGATAACAAGACCGCGGACACATACATCAAGAgtgatgttgatg CGGGAGAGTTCTCCATCGATCTGTATACAATGTCGGATGCGATGACCAAGCTCCTGTGGGACTACTTG AGCAAGAAGGGCCTTGTCAGTTAG
- a CDS encoding Putative Ran binding protein RanBP1: protein MSAAEATEPKVEETKPAETTGEAEKPVTSSAVFSMFGGGAKKEKKEDEERGDNSGSAKAQREAAAAEKKEGGEADEEAPESEDVHFEPVIKLTEKVDVQTNEEAEEQLFKMRAKLFKFVKETTEWKERGTGDVRLLKHKENGKTRLVMRRDKTLKVCANHYIVPEMKLSPNVGSDRSWVWNAAADVSEGEAEAVTLAIRFANSENANLFKDAFLKAQKDNEELFKAAESASAPAVE from the exons ATGTCTGCTGCCGAAGCTACCGAgcccaaggtcgaggagaccAAGCCCGCCGAG ACcaccggcgaggccgagaagcctgtgacctcctccgccgtTTTCTCCATGttcggaggcggcgccaagaaggagaagaaggaagacgaggagcgTGGCGACAACTCTGGCAGTGCCAAGGCCCAGCGcgaagctgccgccgccgagaagaaggagggcggcgag gccgacgaagaagcccCCGAATCCGAGGACGTCCACTTCGAGCCCGTCATCAAGCTGACGGAGAAGGTTGACGTCCAGACCAACGAGGAAGCTGAGGAGCAGCTCTTCAAGATGCGCGCCAAGCTGTTCAAGTTCGTTAAGGAGACGACTGAGTGGAAGGAGCGTGGCACCGGTGACGTCCGTCTGCTGAAGCACAAGGAAAACGGCAAGACCCGTCTCGTCATGCGTCGTGACAAGACCCTCAAGGTCTGCGCCAACCACTACA TCGTCCCCGAGATGAAGCTTTCCCCCAATGTCGGTTCTGACCGCAGCTGGGTGtggaacgccgccgccgatgtcAGTGAGGgtgaggccgaggccgttaCCCTGGCCATTCGCTTTGCCAACTCCGAGA ACGCCAACCTTTTCAAGGATGCTTTCCTCAAGGCTCAGAAGGACAACGAGGAGCTCTTCAAGGCTGCTGAGAGTGCATCTGCCCCGGCTGTGGAGTAA
- a CDS encoding Putative phosducin, Thioredoxin-like superfamily, giving the protein MSNPTPAQEEFNALLAANTRDDIRTHPEDRDYDHREQESLDLDEDESYRNSQIDAAMRMPTLGQTGPGLKLPPASFDAGRTTGVKGVIADARNYENARKTSFMNRARTTVRRSIFGLDGLNSQSHPSHKSESETDEGNGSDSDDSFMQQWRESRRRELESESNKVIRNRRTSPSVRIYGRLDVVDALGYLDAIEKVARDTIVVVFVYDPDCDVSATIEHAMMPLVSQHSTVHFVKVHYLDIEFDNAAVPAILAYRNQGDMIANLTGLIEMIPDDEMFGTDTLARLFHKHDIL; this is encoded by the exons ATGTCGAACCCTACCCCAGCCCAGGAAGAATTCAACGCGCTTCTAGCCGCAAACACTCGTGACGACATCAGGACACACCCCGAGGATCGCGACTACGACCACCGCGAACAAGAAAGCctcgacctggacgaggacgagtcCTACCGCAACTCCCAAATAGACGCCGCCATGCGCATGCCCACTCTTGGCCAGACCGGCCCCGGCCTGAAGCTGCCCCCGGCCAGCTTCGACGCAGGTCGCACGACTGGTGTTAAGGGCGTCATCGCCGATGCCCGCAACTACGAGAACGCCCGCAAGACCTCCTTCATGAACCGCGCGCGCACAACGGTGCGCCGCTCCATCTTTGGCCTGGACGGCCTCAACTCTCAATCCCACCCATCACACaagagcgagagcgagacaGACGAGGGCAACGGCAGCGACTCGGACGACAGCTTTATGCAGCAATGGCGCGAGAGCCGCCGGAGAGAACTCGAGAGCGAGTCCAACAAGGTTATCAGAAACCGCAGAACAAGTCCTAGTGTGCGGATCTACGGACGCCTAGACGTCGTGGACGCCTTGGGTTACCTGGATGCAATTGAGAAGGTCGCACGGgacaccatcgtcgtcgttttcGTCTATGACCCAGAT TGTGATGTATCTGCGACGATAGAGCACGCCATGATGCCGCTCGTTTCGCAACATTCAACAGTACATTTTGTCAAGGTGCACTACCTCGACATCGAGTTTGATAACGCTGCTGTACCGGCAATCTTGGCGTACCGTAACCAGGGCGACATGATTGCTAACTTGACCGGTCTCATCGAAATGATCCCTGACGACGAGATGTTTGGCACCGACACGCTAGCACGTCTTTTCCACAAACACGACATCCTATGA